One stretch of Streptomyces sp. A2-16 DNA includes these proteins:
- the fabG gene encoding 3-oxoacyl-ACP reductase FabG, with amino-acid sequence MSTTEQRVAVVTGAARGIGAATAVRLAAEGRAVAVIDLDEAACKDTVEKITAAGGKAIAVGADVSDEAQVEAAVARVVAELGAPTILVNNAGVLRDNLLFKMSVSDWDTVLNVHLRGSFLMTKAVQKHMVDAGFGRVVNLSSSSALGNRGQANYSAAKAGLQGFTKTLAIELGKFGITANAVAPGFIATDMTAATAQRVGMGFEEFKAAAATQIPVARVGEPDDIANAIAFFTGEAAGFVSGQVLYVAGGPLD; translated from the coding sequence ATGTCCACCACTGAGCAGCGGGTAGCCGTCGTCACCGGTGCCGCGCGCGGCATCGGCGCCGCCACCGCCGTACGACTGGCGGCCGAAGGGCGCGCGGTCGCCGTGATCGACCTCGACGAGGCCGCCTGCAAGGACACCGTGGAGAAGATCACCGCGGCCGGCGGCAAGGCGATCGCCGTAGGCGCCGACGTCTCCGACGAAGCCCAGGTCGAGGCGGCCGTCGCACGGGTCGTCGCCGAGCTCGGCGCCCCGACGATCCTCGTCAACAACGCGGGCGTGCTCCGCGACAACCTGCTGTTCAAGATGAGCGTCTCGGACTGGGACACCGTCCTCAACGTCCACCTGCGCGGCTCCTTCCTGATGACGAAGGCCGTCCAGAAGCACATGGTCGACGCCGGCTTCGGCCGCGTGGTCAACCTGTCCTCCTCCTCGGCGCTCGGCAACCGCGGCCAGGCCAACTACTCCGCCGCCAAGGCCGGTCTTCAGGGGTTCACCAAGACCCTCGCCATCGAGCTGGGCAAGTTCGGCATCACCGCCAACGCGGTCGCCCCCGGCTTCATCGCCACCGACATGACCGCCGCGACCGCCCAGCGCGTCGGCATGGGCTTCGAGGAGTTCAAGGCCGCGGCCGCCACCCAGATCCCGGTCGCGCGCGTGGGCGAGCCCGACGACATCGCCAACGCCATCGCCTTCTTCACCGGCGAGGCGGCCGGATTCGTCTCCGGCCAGGTGCTGTACGTCGCCGGCGGACCGCTCGACTAG
- a CDS encoding DUF3037 domain-containing protein encodes MSERHIHMAGSVVERHVIRGGRSSERDVFEYVLLRVVPRIERGECINAGVLVYCRAKAYVGVRTHLDEDRLRALDPDADAAGVRAALRAVEAVCEGREAAGPAARDDAGRRFRWLVAPRSTVVQPGPVHTGLTLDPAAEPERLLDLLVR; translated from the coding sequence GTGAGCGAGCGCCACATCCACATGGCCGGAAGCGTGGTCGAGCGCCATGTCATCAGGGGAGGCCGCAGCAGCGAGCGTGACGTCTTCGAGTACGTCCTGCTGCGGGTCGTCCCCCGGATCGAGCGCGGCGAGTGCATCAACGCCGGAGTGCTCGTGTACTGCCGTGCCAAGGCCTACGTCGGCGTGCGCACCCACCTCGACGAGGACCGGCTGCGGGCGCTCGACCCGGACGCGGACGCGGCCGGTGTCCGGGCCGCTCTGCGGGCCGTCGAGGCGGTCTGCGAGGGCCGGGAGGCCGCCGGACCGGCCGCGCGGGACGACGCCGGACGCCGCTTCCGGTGGCTCGTCGCCCCCCGCTCCACGGTCGTCCAGCCGGGCCCCGTGCACACCGGACTCACCCTGGATCCGGCGGCCGAGCCGGAGCGCCTGCTCGACCTGCTGGTGAGGTAA
- a CDS encoding HipA family kinase, with product MLKEAIATRYITPLREGGSLPGLVEADDRGTYVIKFTGAGQGRKTLVAEVVAGELARRLGFRVPRLLTLDLDPDLGLGEPDERVQELLRSSGGTNLGMDFLSGALGFDPLAFPVDPAEAGRIVWFDALVNNVDRSWRNPNLLWWKREVWLIDHGATMIWQHNWPGAEKSAARPYDASDHVLAPFAPEVAAAAADLAPRVTEDLLAEVTAEIPDAWLADEPGFDTPDELRRAYARPLLLRAAAVHERITGIEGDK from the coding sequence ATGCTCAAGGAAGCCATCGCGACCCGCTACATCACGCCCCTGCGTGAGGGTGGCTCGCTGCCGGGGCTCGTCGAGGCCGACGACCGCGGGACGTACGTCATCAAGTTCACCGGCGCGGGACAGGGCCGCAAGACGCTGGTCGCCGAGGTGGTGGCCGGGGAGCTCGCCCGCCGGCTCGGCTTCCGGGTGCCCCGGCTGCTGACCCTCGACCTCGACCCCGACCTCGGGCTCGGTGAGCCCGACGAGCGGGTGCAGGAGCTGCTGAGGTCCAGCGGCGGCACCAATCTCGGCATGGACTTCCTCTCCGGAGCGCTCGGCTTCGACCCGCTCGCCTTCCCGGTGGACCCGGCGGAGGCCGGCCGGATCGTCTGGTTCGACGCGCTGGTCAACAACGTCGACCGCTCCTGGCGCAACCCCAACCTGCTGTGGTGGAAGCGCGAGGTGTGGCTCATCGACCACGGCGCGACCATGATCTGGCAGCACAACTGGCCCGGCGCCGAGAAGTCGGCCGCCCGTCCCTACGACGCCTCGGACCACGTCCTCGCGCCCTTCGCTCCGGAGGTCGCCGCGGCCGCCGCCGACCTCGCCCCCCGGGTCACCGAGGACCTGCTCGCGGAGGTCACCGCCGAGATCCCGGACGCCTGGCTGGCGGACGAGCCCGGCTTCGACACCCCGGACGAGCTCAGAAGGGCGTACGCCCGGCCCCTGCTGCTGCGGGCCGCCGCGGTCCACGAACGCATCACCGGCATCGAGGGGGACAAGTGA
- a CDS encoding Rieske (2Fe-2S) protein, with the protein MASESIHPASAPSRRVVVAAVGAAGLALTLNACGSEDDSSSSSSSDTAAGGSVLAKTSDIPEGGGKIFKDSGVVVTQPTAGEFKAFSSKCTHQGCAVTGITDGVITCPCHKSEFSVADGSVKKGPATQPLPEEKITVSGDSITLA; encoded by the coding sequence ATGGCCAGCGAATCGATTCATCCCGCATCGGCCCCCAGTCGTCGGGTCGTCGTCGCGGCGGTCGGCGCGGCAGGACTCGCCCTCACCTTGAACGCGTGCGGGTCGGAGGACGACTCCTCGTCATCGTCGTCGTCGGACACTGCCGCCGGCGGCAGTGTCCTCGCCAAGACCTCGGACATCCCCGAGGGCGGCGGCAAGATCTTCAAGGACTCGGGCGTGGTGGTCACCCAGCCCACGGCGGGCGAGTTCAAGGCGTTCTCGTCGAAGTGCACCCACCAGGGCTGCGCGGTGACGGGGATCACCGACGGGGTCATCACCTGTCCGTGCCACAAGAGCGAGTTCTCGGTGGCCGACGGCAGCGTGAAGAAGGGTCCGGCGACCCAGCCGCTGCCCGAGGAGAAGATCACCGTCAGCGGCGACTCGATCACGCTCGCATGA
- a CDS encoding cysteine hydrolase — translation MPSYEQLSELLAPEHTVLLTVECQQGVVGPDSALPELAREARASGALSNVARLVAAAHESGVQVIHAIAERRPDGRGANRNARLFRAAERLPVQQLTGTTAVRVAAPIEVSEEDFVVRRLHGLSPIQGTEVDALLRNLGCRTLVVTGVSANVAVPNAVFDAVNRGYTALVVTDAVAGVPSDYTPAMIRHTLALVATLATTDEVLGCLKRSRGA, via the coding sequence GTGCCGTCGTACGAACAACTCAGCGAGCTGCTGGCTCCCGAGCACACGGTCCTGCTCACCGTCGAGTGCCAGCAGGGCGTCGTCGGACCGGACAGCGCCCTGCCCGAACTCGCCCGTGAGGCAAGGGCCTCGGGCGCTCTCTCCAACGTCGCCCGACTGGTCGCCGCTGCCCACGAGAGCGGGGTCCAGGTGATCCACGCGATCGCCGAACGCCGTCCGGACGGGCGCGGCGCCAACCGCAACGCCCGTCTCTTCCGCGCCGCCGAGCGCCTGCCCGTCCAACAGCTGACCGGGACCACCGCGGTGCGGGTGGCGGCCCCGATCGAGGTGAGCGAGGAGGACTTCGTCGTACGGCGGCTGCACGGCCTGTCACCGATCCAGGGCACCGAGGTCGACGCGCTGCTGCGCAACCTCGGCTGCCGCACCCTGGTCGTGACCGGGGTCTCCGCCAACGTGGCTGTCCCCAACGCCGTGTTCGACGCCGTCAACCGTGGCTACACCGCCCTGGTGGTGACCGACGCCGTCGCCGGGGTGCCCTCCGACTACACCCCGGCGATGATCCGTCACACGCTCGCCCTCGTCGCCACCCTCGCGACCACGGACGAGGTGCTGGGCTGCCTCAAACGGTCGCGCGGTGCCTGA
- a CDS encoding pyridoxamine 5'-phosphate oxidase family protein: MTVTQRRGRKIMMTPGELDEFLTSQRTCRVATVSGDGAPHVSTLWFAWDGTSMWLYSVVRSKRWTDLRRDPRVAIVVDTGEEYDELRGVELSGTVDFVGEAPRTGELRAELDVPETLFARKNFRLEEMPHDGRHAWIRLTPEKIVSWDFRKLGSA, from the coding sequence ATGACCGTCACTCAGCGCCGGGGCCGGAAGATCATGATGACGCCGGGAGAGCTGGACGAGTTCCTCACCAGCCAGCGCACCTGCCGGGTCGCCACCGTGTCCGGGGACGGCGCGCCGCACGTGAGCACGCTGTGGTTCGCCTGGGACGGCACGTCGATGTGGCTGTACTCCGTCGTGCGCAGCAAGCGCTGGACGGATCTGCGGCGCGATCCGCGGGTCGCCATCGTGGTCGACACGGGTGAGGAGTACGACGAACTGCGCGGCGTGGAGCTGTCCGGGACCGTGGACTTCGTGGGCGAGGCCCCGCGCACCGGAGAGCTCCGCGCCGAACTCGACGTCCCCGAGACGCTGTTCGCCCGCAAGAACTTCCGCCTGGAGGAGATGCCGCACGACGGACGGCACGCGTGGATACGGCTGACCCCGGAGAAGATCGTCTCCTGGGACTTCCGCAAGCTGGGCTCGGCCTGA
- a CDS encoding LysR family transcriptional regulator — MLNLERLRTLDALARHGSVSGAAEGLHITTSAVSQQLSKLEREVGQQLLAKNGRGVRLTDAGRLLADHAARILSQVELAQSDLEAQRGQVVGELRLAAFPTAARGLFPAAIAGLRSAHPGLRIGSREMEPEPAVLAVLRGDRDLAVVLDWYNKPLPMPDGLVKASIVDDTADVAMPTNHRLAHRDEVELEDFADDDWVTWGENEFCHEWLMHTLRSKGIEPRVAHRAEEHATQLALVGAGLGVCVAPRLGRGPVPEGVRTVPLRQSVSRHIYAVWRADADRRPSIRAAVEALKSAANKAV, encoded by the coding sequence GTGTTGAACCTGGAGCGCCTGCGCACCCTCGACGCCCTCGCCCGGCACGGCTCGGTCAGTGGTGCGGCGGAGGGCCTGCACATCACGACCTCGGCCGTCTCGCAGCAGCTGTCCAAGCTGGAGCGCGAGGTCGGCCAGCAGCTTCTCGCCAAGAACGGCCGGGGGGTGCGGCTCACCGACGCCGGGCGGCTCCTCGCCGATCACGCGGCCCGCATCCTGTCCCAGGTGGAACTCGCCCAGTCCGATCTCGAGGCCCAACGCGGCCAGGTGGTGGGGGAGTTGCGGCTCGCAGCCTTCCCGACGGCGGCGCGCGGGCTGTTCCCGGCCGCGATCGCCGGGCTGCGGTCGGCGCATCCGGGCCTGCGGATCGGCTCGCGCGAGATGGAGCCGGAACCCGCGGTCCTCGCCGTGCTCCGCGGCGACCGCGACCTCGCGGTCGTCCTGGACTGGTACAACAAGCCGCTGCCCATGCCCGACGGACTGGTGAAGGCCTCGATCGTGGACGACACGGCCGACGTGGCGATGCCCACGAACCACCGCCTCGCACACCGAGACGAGGTCGAACTGGAGGACTTCGCCGACGACGACTGGGTCACCTGGGGCGAGAACGAGTTCTGCCACGAGTGGCTGATGCACACCCTGCGCTCCAAGGGCATCGAACCGCGCGTCGCGCACCGCGCGGAGGAGCACGCGACCCAACTCGCCCTGGTCGGCGCGGGACTGGGCGTGTGCGTGGCACCCCGGCTCGGACGCGGACCGGTACCGGAGGGTGTGCGGACCGTGCCCCTGCGGCAGTCGGTCAGCCGGCACATCTACGCCGTGTGGCGTGCGGACGCGGACCGCCGCCCGTCGATCCGGGCAGCGGTCGAGGCGCTGAAGTCGGCGGCGAACAAAGCCGTCTGA
- a CDS encoding aminotransferase class I/II-fold pyridoxal phosphate-dependent enzyme: protein MLGEYRIEGRRASEIAASVERAVGSGELEPGQLLPPMRELAAELSVNPNTVAAAYRTLRERGVIETAGRRGSRVRSKPATTGREYIRVEVPEGVRDVANGNPDPALLPPLAPAFAAAAEQGDREPVLYGGETVDPELARLARGALDADGVPAGPLAVASGSLDVIERVLAAHLKPGDTVAVEDPGWGSLLDLVPALGLRVVPVGVDDEGPLVEDVRRALESGARALIVTDRAQNPTGASVTATRARALRAVLGDHPEVLLVEDDHGHGIVDLPLHPLAGVTRHWAFVRSVAKAYGPDLRLAVLTGDEVTVDRVHGRHRLGPGWVSRIIQRAVVELWADGVLDIRKVADAYRERRDRLIGALAERGVEAHGCSGLNVWIPVPDETGAVSRLLHAGWAVAPGARFRMSAPQGIRVTVATLTAQEATALADAIAGALGPAPTRNHV, encoded by the coding sequence GTGCTAGGAGAATATCGGATCGAAGGCCGGCGCGCATCGGAGATTGCGGCGAGCGTCGAGCGCGCGGTGGGTTCCGGAGAGCTGGAGCCCGGACAACTGCTGCCTCCCATGCGGGAGTTGGCGGCCGAGCTGAGCGTGAATCCCAATACGGTCGCGGCCGCGTACCGCACCCTGCGGGAACGCGGGGTCATCGAGACCGCCGGGCGCAGAGGCAGCAGGGTGCGGTCGAAGCCGGCGACCACGGGACGCGAGTACATCCGGGTGGAGGTCCCGGAGGGTGTGCGGGACGTGGCGAACGGCAACCCGGACCCGGCGCTGCTGCCCCCGCTGGCACCGGCCTTCGCGGCCGCCGCGGAACAGGGCGACCGGGAACCGGTCCTGTACGGAGGGGAGACCGTGGACCCGGAGCTGGCCCGCCTGGCGCGCGGAGCGCTGGACGCGGACGGCGTCCCGGCCGGCCCCCTGGCCGTCGCCTCCGGTTCCCTCGACGTGATCGAGCGCGTCCTGGCCGCCCACCTCAAGCCCGGCGACACGGTCGCCGTGGAGGACCCCGGCTGGGGCAGCCTCCTGGACCTGGTCCCGGCGCTGGGCCTGCGGGTCGTCCCGGTGGGCGTCGACGACGAGGGACCCCTGGTCGAGGACGTGCGCCGCGCCCTGGAGTCGGGCGCCAGAGCCCTGATCGTCACCGACCGGGCCCAGAACCCGACCGGCGCCTCGGTGACCGCCACGCGTGCGCGTGCCCTGCGCGCGGTCCTCGGGGACCACCCGGAGGTCCTGCTCGTCGAGGACGACCACGGCCACGGAATCGTCGACCTGCCCCTGCACCCCCTGGCCGGGGTCACCCGCCACTGGGCCTTCGTCCGCTCGGTGGCCAAGGCCTACGGCCCCGATCTGCGCCTGGCCGTCCTCACCGGCGACGAGGTCACCGTCGACCGCGTCCACGGCCGCCACCGCCTTGGTCCCGGCTGGGTCAGCCGCATCATCCAGCGGGCGGTGGTGGAGCTGTGGGCGGACGGCGTGCTGGACATCAGGAAGGTGGCGGACGCCTACCGCGAGCGCCGCGACCGGCTGATCGGCGCCCTGGCGGAGCGCGGAGTCGAGGCCCACGGGTGCAGCGGCCTCAACGTGTGGATCCCGGTCCCGGACGAGACGGGCGCGGTCTCCCGCCTCCTGCACGCGGGCTGGGCGGTGGCTCCGGGAGCCCGCTTCAGGATGAGCGCTCCGCAGGGGATCCGGGTGACGGTGGCGACCTTGACGGCACAGGAGGCGACGGCCCTGGCGGACGCGATCGCGGGGGCCCTGGGTCCGGCACCCACCAGGAATCACGTCTGA
- a CDS encoding pyridoxamine 5'-phosphate oxidase family protein — protein sequence MQGTTATTPEPTAYAPTDRTVPTRSADRASYDRDLVHSILDEGYVCHLGFVRDGAPVVLPTLYGRVGERLYVHGSTGSRPLRMTGQADPGLPVCLTVTHVDALILARSAFHHSINYRSVVVHGLAYDVTDPEEKRLALDALVDHVVPGRAVDSRPANKKELAATAVIRLDLGEVSAKLRTGGVNDEPEDLALPHWAGVVPLHKGYGTPVADGDLAPGTELPDYLAVL from the coding sequence ATGCAGGGGACCACCGCGACCACGCCGGAGCCGACCGCCTACGCACCGACCGACCGCACCGTCCCGACGCGCTCCGCCGACCGGGCCTCGTACGACAGGGACCTGGTGCACTCGATACTCGACGAGGGCTACGTCTGCCACCTCGGCTTCGTCCGCGACGGCGCCCCGGTGGTACTGCCCACGCTGTACGGCCGGGTGGGCGAGCGGCTCTACGTCCACGGCTCGACCGGTTCGCGCCCGCTGCGGATGACCGGCCAGGCGGACCCCGGGCTGCCGGTGTGCCTGACGGTCACGCATGTCGACGCGCTGATCCTGGCCCGCTCGGCCTTCCACCACTCGATCAACTACCGGTCGGTGGTGGTGCACGGGCTCGCGTACGACGTCACGGACCCCGAGGAGAAGCGTCTCGCCCTCGACGCCCTGGTCGACCATGTGGTCCCCGGGCGCGCCGTCGACTCCCGCCCTGCCAACAAGAAGGAACTCGCCGCCACCGCCGTCATCCGCCTCGACCTCGGCGAGGTCTCCGCGAAGCTCCGCACCGGCGGCGTCAACGACGAGCCCGAGGACCTCGCCCTCCCCCACTGGGCCGGTGTGGTCCCGCTGCACAAGGGCTACGGCACCCCGGTCGCCGACGGCGATCTGGCGCCCGGCACCGAGCTCCCGGACTACCTGGCGGTGCTGTGA